A stretch of the Archangium violaceum genome encodes the following:
- a CDS encoding ABC1 kinase family protein, giving the protein MASDPSDLDDKLPTQGRFNRFRKLAGLSAQLSADVLKSGAKRLVGQEPELLSKAAAEKLVSTLGELKGAAMKLGQAVSMDTELLSPEVRQVIARLQNEAPPMPYEVVARVIREELGDAPEALFRELDTAPLASASLGQVHRAVLHDGRPVAVKVQYPGIAQTLTGDMDNLGLVVKTVSKASRLADGTAYFRELRDELLLETDYLREAALCTAFARGVTRLPDLKVPEVITERTTGRVLTLELLQGRTLKDWVVSTPSAEERYRVARQLILAIYGPFFTAGEMHADPHPGNFMVLEDGRLGLLDFGSIKRFSPRFVDANRRMFVHAMRLEPMDVLGLSREVGFTTELPDAEATELIQEILHIAGRPMRSAPYDYAACSITRDMKLHFARNAARFLKIRPPAEAVMFFRSTGGLAQNLRLIGAQGDFRRVYQEVAALL; this is encoded by the coding sequence ATGGCCTCCGATCCTTCCGACCTCGATGACAAGCTTCCCACCCAGGGCCGCTTCAACCGCTTCCGCAAACTCGCCGGCCTCTCCGCCCAACTCAGCGCGGACGTCCTGAAGAGCGGGGCGAAGCGGCTCGTCGGCCAGGAGCCGGAGCTGCTCAGCAAGGCCGCCGCCGAGAAGCTCGTCTCCACCCTGGGGGAGCTCAAGGGCGCCGCCATGAAGCTCGGCCAGGCCGTGTCCATGGACACGGAGCTGCTCTCCCCCGAGGTGCGTCAGGTCATCGCCCGCCTGCAGAACGAGGCTCCGCCCATGCCCTACGAGGTGGTGGCGCGTGTCATCCGCGAGGAGCTGGGGGACGCCCCGGAGGCCCTCTTCCGCGAGCTCGACACGGCGCCGCTCGCCTCCGCCTCACTGGGCCAGGTGCACCGCGCCGTGCTGCACGACGGCCGCCCCGTGGCCGTGAAGGTGCAATACCCCGGCATCGCCCAGACGCTCACCGGTGACATGGACAACCTGGGCCTGGTGGTGAAGACCGTCTCCAAGGCCTCGCGCCTCGCCGACGGCACCGCCTACTTCCGCGAGCTGCGCGACGAGCTGCTCCTGGAAACGGACTATCTGCGCGAGGCCGCGCTGTGCACCGCCTTCGCCCGCGGCGTGACGCGCCTGCCGGACCTGAAGGTGCCCGAGGTCATCACCGAGCGGACCACCGGGCGCGTGCTCACGCTGGAGCTGCTCCAGGGCCGCACCCTCAAGGACTGGGTCGTCTCCACTCCCTCCGCCGAGGAGCGCTACCGCGTGGCGCGCCAGCTCATCCTCGCCATCTACGGGCCCTTCTTCACCGCCGGGGAGATGCACGCGGATCCACACCCGGGCAACTTCATGGTGCTCGAGGATGGACGGCTGGGGCTGCTCGACTTCGGCTCCATCAAGCGCTTCTCCCCTCGCTTCGTGGACGCCAACCGGCGCATGTTCGTGCACGCCATGCGGCTGGAGCCCATGGACGTGCTCGGCCTGAGCCGCGAGGTGGGCTTCACCACGGAGCTGCCGGACGCGGAGGCCACGGAGCTCATCCAGGAGATTCTGCACATCGCCGGACGGCCCATGCGCTCGGCGCCCTACGACTACGCGGCGTGCTCCATCACGCGCGACATGAAGCTGCACTTCGCGCGCAACGCCGCCCGCTTCCTGAAGATCCGCCCACCCGCCGAGGCGGTGATGTTCTTCCGCTCCACCGGAGGACTGGCGCAGAACCTGCGGCTCATCGGGGCGCAGGGGGACTTCCGCCGCGTGTACCAGGAAGTCGCCGCGCTCCTGTGA
- a CDS encoding serine/threonine-protein kinase: MEPTFHPSCACLTPHPEIAECPTVLRGTSEVRPPLAPTLPPSRERGEKLVGQRFGSFVSRRELGRGGMGTVLLAEHVLIPKRVAVKVLHRHLAEEPELVARFLAEARAMSLVQHENVVTVYDLDTREGRPYFVMEYLEGQSLAAFARGPLEPALVVELLAQVCDALGAAHAHGIIHRDLKPANVFLTPGPHGRHRVKLLDFGIAKRLVRLDGETPTRTGVLMGTPEFMAPEQCGGKDVDARTDLYAVGVLGYLLLTGAAPFSGSNAAEILVAHLQRAPRPLHEVRPGIPPALSAVLMRALAKHPDARYATAAELRAALEASISRARTPAPLPPTVGFTARVPVHGSLGVREYPCERVGRTGLFLRTGEEPPPLRSDVSLLLRLPGGELQCTGQVVRHVTAEQARAWNMAPGFGVELRDTTASFQQTFARLLAGEPTPVPTPPPAPQDDARAEPLLREFRQRLSGDHYAVLGIPRDADADRVRAHARECRNRLEPLLALPLSPGQRALVQRALSRVAQALLVLGHLERRVEYDAELRNLEGVMRCLAAGLTVTTLEACRQRFLARHPEIGGHSALHLASGDAFRAANRLPEALSSYEAALRVDPLHLEALRRWHALRVRLRSNASPATHR, encoded by the coding sequence GTGGAACCCACCTTCCATCCGAGTTGCGCCTGCCTGACTCCGCACCCGGAGATCGCGGAGTGCCCCACCGTCTTGCGGGGAACCTCCGAGGTCCGTCCACCCCTGGCACCCACGCTGCCCCCCTCTCGTGAGCGGGGGGAGAAGCTCGTGGGCCAGCGCTTCGGCAGCTTCGTGTCCCGGCGCGAGTTGGGGCGCGGGGGCATGGGCACGGTGCTGCTCGCCGAGCACGTCCTCATCCCCAAGCGCGTGGCGGTGAAGGTGCTGCACCGCCACCTGGCCGAGGAGCCGGAGCTCGTCGCGCGCTTCCTCGCCGAGGCGCGCGCCATGAGCCTCGTGCAGCACGAGAACGTCGTCACCGTCTACGACCTCGACACCCGCGAGGGCCGCCCCTACTTCGTCATGGAGTACCTGGAGGGGCAGAGCCTGGCCGCCTTCGCGCGCGGGCCGCTCGAGCCGGCGCTGGTGGTGGAGCTGCTCGCCCAGGTGTGTGATGCGCTCGGCGCGGCGCACGCGCACGGCATCATCCACCGCGACCTCAAGCCCGCCAATGTCTTCCTCACGCCGGGCCCCCACGGGCGCCACCGGGTGAAGCTGCTCGACTTCGGCATCGCCAAGCGGCTCGTCCGGCTCGACGGGGAGACGCCCACCCGCACCGGCGTGCTCATGGGCACTCCCGAGTTCATGGCGCCCGAGCAGTGCGGCGGCAAGGACGTGGACGCGCGCACGGACCTCTACGCGGTGGGGGTGCTCGGCTATCTGCTGCTCACCGGCGCCGCGCCCTTCAGCGGCAGCAACGCGGCCGAAATCCTCGTGGCCCACCTGCAGCGGGCCCCGCGCCCGCTCCACGAGGTGCGCCCGGGGATTCCACCCGCGCTCTCCGCGGTGCTGATGCGCGCGCTCGCCAAGCATCCCGATGCGCGCTACGCCACCGCCGCCGAGCTGCGCGCCGCGCTGGAGGCCAGCATCTCCCGGGCGCGCACGCCCGCGCCGCTGCCGCCCACCGTGGGCTTCACCGCGCGCGTCCCGGTGCATGGCTCGCTGGGCGTTCGCGAGTACCCCTGCGAGCGCGTGGGCCGTACCGGTCTCTTCCTGCGCACCGGCGAGGAGCCGCCCCCCCTGCGCTCCGACGTGTCGTTGCTGCTGCGGCTGCCCGGGGGCGAGCTGCAGTGCACCGGCCAGGTGGTGCGTCACGTGACGGCCGAGCAGGCCCGGGCGTGGAACATGGCCCCGGGCTTCGGCGTGGAGCTGCGCGACACCACGGCCTCCTTCCAGCAGACGTTCGCCCGGCTGCTCGCGGGGGAGCCGACCCCGGTGCCCACGCCTCCTCCCGCGCCCCAGGATGATGCCCGCGCCGAGCCCCTGCTGCGCGAGTTCCGCCAGCGCCTCTCCGGGGACCACTACGCCGTGCTGGGCATCCCCCGGGACGCGGACGCCGACAGGGTGCGCGCCCACGCGCGCGAGTGCCGCAACCGGCTCGAGCCGCTGCTCGCGCTCCCCCTGTCTCCCGGCCAGCGCGCCCTCGTGCAGCGCGCCCTCTCCCGGGTGGCCCAGGCGCTGCTCGTGCTCGGCCACCTGGAGCGGCGCGTGGAGTACGACGCGGAGCTGCGCAACCTGGAAGGGGTGATGCGCTGCCTCGCCGCCGGCCTCACCGTCACCACCCTGGAGGCGTGCCGCCAGCGCTTCCTCGCGCGCCACCCGGAGATCGGCGGCCACTCGGCGCTGCACCTCGCCTCCGGGGATGCCTTCCGAGCCGCCAACCGCCTGCCCGAGGCCCTGTCCTCCTACGAGGCCGCCCTCCGCGTGGATCCGCTCCACCTCGAGGCGCTCAGGCGCTGGCATGCCCTTCGAGTCAGGCTCCGGAGCAATGCGTCGCCCGCGACCCACCGTTAG
- a CDS encoding sensor histidine kinase, producing MGALADLLALRRDDILERFERTVRTHFPMEGRTRSVVIDTFPVLLDELLELLHGHPREQVRDSAAEHRAQRRGLGYDVTQIVREYGLLRDCILELLQEAGGTLDLAENRRFHQGIDLAMADAVAESERGREEALRKAEVERSALLERERSARAEAEEQRTLLRNIIAQSGDGIIMADAQGVLRLFNPEAERQHGRSLKEVSALEWVETYGLSDEEGRPLRLEQAPLYRALQGEFVRDEVFWIHRPDGTRLPISAAARPLRWPDGSLRGAVLSTRDVAMRRALAKEREEALALLDTLLATAPVGLSFLDRDLRYVRINRALAAINGVPVEQTLGRTVWEVVPRIAPSNAPNYQRVFETGEPVTNVELQVPTAGRGGELGHYLVSYNPVKDREGRTLMIATAVVDITERKRFEERLRQTAEFRERFLGIVSHDLRNPLSIINLSADLLLRQETLPERALRLAQRIALNAESMTRMIEDLLDLTRGRLGGGIPITPTATDLEQLGRRVVGEVEVAHPARELRLKVRGDLHGEWDPDRLAQLLGNLLKNALDYSPQETPVTLSLHDEGEHVRLEVHNAGEPIPAELLPDLFEPFRRGMARGRSPSGLGLGLFIVQQITAAHEGTVDVRSTREEGTTFTVRLPRAAPPRG from the coding sequence ATGGGTGCACTGGCCGACCTCCTCGCCCTGCGACGCGATGACATCCTGGAGCGGTTCGAGCGCACGGTGCGAACCCACTTCCCCATGGAAGGGAGGACGCGCTCCGTTGTCATCGACACGTTCCCGGTGCTGCTCGATGAGCTGCTGGAGCTGCTTCACGGCCACCCTCGAGAGCAGGTGCGCGACAGCGCGGCGGAGCACCGCGCCCAGCGACGGGGCCTCGGCTACGACGTCACGCAGATCGTCCGCGAGTACGGCCTCCTGAGGGACTGCATCCTCGAGCTGTTGCAGGAGGCGGGCGGTACGCTCGACCTCGCGGAGAACAGGCGTTTCCACCAGGGCATCGACCTCGCCATGGCGGACGCCGTCGCCGAGTCCGAGCGCGGGCGGGAAGAGGCGCTCCGAAAGGCGGAGGTGGAACGGTCCGCGCTGTTGGAGCGCGAGCGCTCGGCCCGAGCCGAGGCCGAGGAGCAACGGACCCTCCTCCGGAACATCATCGCCCAGAGCGGCGACGGCATCATCATGGCGGATGCCCAGGGCGTGCTGCGCCTCTTCAACCCCGAGGCCGAGCGCCAACATGGGCGGTCCCTGAAGGAGGTGTCCGCGCTGGAGTGGGTGGAGACCTACGGGCTGTCCGACGAGGAGGGCCGTCCGCTGCGCCTGGAGCAGGCGCCGCTCTACCGCGCGCTCCAGGGCGAGTTCGTGCGGGACGAGGTGTTCTGGATCCACCGTCCGGATGGCACGCGGCTGCCCATCTCCGCCGCGGCCCGGCCCCTGCGCTGGCCCGACGGCTCCCTGCGCGGCGCGGTGCTGTCCACGCGGGACGTGGCCATGCGGCGCGCCCTGGCCAAGGAGCGCGAGGAGGCCCTGGCGCTGTTGGACACGCTGCTGGCCACCGCGCCCGTGGGCCTGTCCTTCCTCGACAGGGATTTGCGCTACGTGCGCATCAACCGTGCGCTCGCCGCCATCAACGGCGTCCCCGTGGAGCAGACGCTCGGGCGCACCGTGTGGGAGGTCGTCCCGCGCATCGCCCCCTCCAACGCGCCCAACTATCAGCGTGTCTTCGAGACCGGCGAGCCGGTGACCAACGTGGAGCTCCAGGTTCCCACGGCCGGCCGTGGAGGAGAGCTCGGCCACTACCTGGTGAGCTACAACCCGGTGAAGGACCGCGAGGGCCGCACCCTCATGATCGCCACGGCGGTGGTGGACATCACCGAGCGCAAGCGCTTCGAGGAGCGGCTGCGCCAGACGGCCGAGTTCCGTGAGCGCTTCCTCGGCATCGTCAGCCATGATCTGCGCAATCCCCTGAGCATCATCAACCTGTCGGCGGACCTGCTCCTGCGCCAGGAGACGCTGCCGGAGCGCGCCCTGCGGCTCGCCCAGCGCATCGCGCTCAACGCGGAGTCGATGACGCGGATGATTGAAGACCTGCTCGATCTCACGCGCGGGCGGCTGGGCGGCGGCATCCCCATCACGCCCACCGCGACCGACCTGGAGCAACTGGGCCGCCGCGTGGTGGGCGAGGTGGAGGTGGCCCACCCGGCGCGCGAGCTCCGGCTGAAGGTCCGGGGCGATCTGCATGGCGAGTGGGATCCGGATCGGCTGGCCCAGCTGCTCGGCAACCTCCTCAAGAACGCCCTCGACTACAGCCCCCAGGAGACACCCGTGACGCTGTCCCTCCACGACGAGGGGGAGCACGTCCGCCTGGAGGTGCACAACGCGGGTGAGCCCATCCCCGCCGAGCTGCTGCCCGATCTCTTCGAGCCCTTCCGCCGGGGCATGGCGCGCGGCCGCTCGCCCTCCGGGCTGGGGCTCGGGCTCTTCATCGTCCAGCAGATCACCGCCGCGCACGAAGGCACCGTCGACGTGCGCTCGACGCGCGAGGAGGGCACGACGTTCACCGTCCGGCTGCCCCGCGCCGCTCCTCCTCGCGGATGA
- a CDS encoding DUF2381 family protein, with product MTAPLVTPLLLAFLTATPITGQPATEERDGVGVRHLELTAEGTGQNHAVRISPHRTTTFVLHTPLQRDGVSVEEREHFLSVTVDEAVGVVTLLPSSSLPPGRELLLTMRFADGAAPEGATVRLVVHPLQAEQQVDVSRRPRSGEACEQAVQRERERAERCEVELARTQAEGRPPEGLVDLFAAGLVGRGHGLAVRDITEDLTQHPSEVLAVRQAWSYRAHRGKRVVVELYVNNTGTQAWTAEGARLVGPEGVRPRVLRVWQPGPLSPQAQDRVVVEAEATSEQARGPFLLEVSAADGTGILTVRGVNFP from the coding sequence ATGACCGCCCCGCTCGTCACGCCCCTGCTGCTCGCGTTTCTCACCGCAACGCCCATCACCGGCCAACCCGCGACTGAAGAGCGGGACGGGGTGGGCGTACGCCACCTGGAGCTGACAGCCGAGGGCACGGGGCAGAACCACGCGGTGCGCATCAGCCCCCACCGCACCACCACCTTCGTGCTCCATACGCCCCTGCAACGCGACGGGGTGTCGGTGGAGGAGCGCGAGCACTTCCTCTCTGTGACAGTGGACGAGGCCGTCGGAGTGGTAACGCTCCTCCCCTCGAGTTCGCTGCCACCGGGCAGGGAGCTGTTGCTGACGATGCGCTTCGCGGACGGCGCGGCGCCCGAAGGGGCCACCGTCCGGCTGGTGGTGCACCCCCTCCAGGCCGAGCAGCAGGTGGACGTGTCCCGTCGGCCCCGCTCCGGCGAAGCGTGCGAGCAGGCGGTCCAGCGGGAACGCGAGCGGGCCGAACGGTGCGAGGTGGAACTGGCGCGCACCCAGGCGGAGGGGAGGCCTCCCGAGGGCCTCGTGGACCTGTTCGCCGCCGGGCTGGTGGGTAGAGGCCATGGGCTCGCGGTGCGGGACATCACGGAGGACCTCACCCAACACCCCAGCGAAGTCCTCGCGGTGCGGCAGGCCTGGAGCTACCGCGCCCACCGGGGAAAGCGGGTGGTGGTGGAGTTGTATGTGAACAACACGGGCACCCAGGCCTGGACGGCGGAGGGAGCGCGGCTGGTGGGCCCGGAGGGCGTCCGGCCGCGGGTGCTCCGCGTGTGGCAGCCCGGGCCGCTTTCCCCCCAGGCACAGGACCGCGTGGTCGTGGAGGCGGAGGCCACCTCCGAGCAGGCGCGGGGCCCCTTCCTGCTCGAAGTGAGTGCGGCGGACGGCACGGGAATCCTCACCGTGCGCGGAGTGAACTTCCCGTAA
- a CDS encoding response regulator, translating to MSESENKIRVLVVDDDVDQLMLLERTLHAYGFEVRTHRSSLGVSNLVRNAEPDLVLLDVNIPALSGDKVLSLARNQAPATTRFILYSASDESKLRSLALASGADGYISKSVQGESLARKLISIYKKSRLPPAASAR from the coding sequence ATGTCCGAGAGCGAGAACAAGATTCGTGTCCTCGTCGTGGACGACGACGTCGATCAGTTGATGCTTCTGGAGCGGACGCTGCACGCCTACGGCTTCGAGGTGCGCACACACCGTTCGTCGCTGGGCGTCTCCAACCTGGTGCGCAATGCGGAACCGGATCTGGTCCTGTTGGACGTGAACATTCCGGCGCTCAGTGGTGACAAGGTGCTGTCGCTGGCACGCAACCAGGCGCCGGCCACCACGCGCTTCATCCTGTATTCGGCGTCGGACGAGTCCAAGCTGCGCTCGCTCGCGCTGGCCTCGGGAGCGGACGGCTACATCTCCAAGAGCGTCCAGGGCGAGTCGTTGGCCCGCAAGCTGATCAGCATCTACAAGAAGAGCCGGCTGCCGCCCGCGGCGAGCGCCCGCTGA
- a CDS encoding serine/threonine protein kinase produces MSIYDRYYSRFRKPSILFSHGNTDYVVLQRLVLGPGERTVYLCLPRTGFKEAPLVEIATLEPDASLSSHRRMKEEAELYMRMSHPGIPRFHGMFKRNGYRYLVTDYVSGFSLNMAGHYGCMRQQLMSESFIVYVALGLADILSHVHTLTDAEGRPLGVIHRSIDPYSVLLRHDGQVMLTKFVSAYSRLIGRESTNPYILRGEVDFAAPEYLYPPNVYVVVDARADLFSLGLVLVEMATGLQLYATDELEQAAALLPPGFPMNELSEEWLAEVECWTSVEDLSRRAAVVRPEYVEQMTQNVSEPLRSIFRKLLRRDPSERYATAAELKADLEECVRQWGKPYGPKEAMAELLEARDGAERYGPPEFRASDDDERTAGELYCEVKQ; encoded by the coding sequence ATGTCTATCTACGACAGGTATTACTCCCGGTTCCGCAAGCCTTCCATCCTGTTCTCCCACGGGAATACCGACTACGTGGTGCTCCAGAGGCTGGTCCTGGGCCCTGGCGAGCGGACGGTGTACCTGTGCCTGCCTCGCACCGGGTTCAAGGAGGCCCCGTTGGTGGAGATCGCGACGTTGGAGCCCGATGCCTCGCTGTCGAGCCACAGGCGCATGAAGGAGGAGGCGGAGCTGTACATGCGGATGTCCCATCCGGGCATTCCCCGCTTCCATGGCATGTTCAAGCGGAACGGCTACAGGTATCTCGTCACGGATTACGTGTCCGGCTTCAGCCTGAACATGGCCGGTCACTACGGCTGCATGCGCCAGCAGCTGATGTCCGAGTCCTTCATCGTCTACGTGGCCCTGGGGCTGGCCGACATCCTGTCCCACGTGCATACCCTCACGGACGCGGAGGGCAGGCCCCTGGGCGTCATCCACCGCAGCATCGATCCCTATAGCGTCCTCCTGAGACATGACGGTCAGGTGATGCTGACGAAGTTCGTGTCGGCGTACTCACGGCTGATCGGCCGCGAGTCGACCAACCCGTACATCCTCCGGGGAGAGGTCGACTTCGCCGCTCCGGAGTACCTGTATCCTCCCAACGTGTATGTGGTGGTGGATGCCCGCGCCGATCTCTTCTCGTTGGGCCTCGTGCTCGTGGAGATGGCCACCGGCCTGCAGCTCTATGCCACGGACGAGCTGGAGCAGGCCGCCGCGCTGCTGCCCCCGGGCTTCCCCATGAACGAGCTCAGCGAGGAGTGGTTGGCGGAGGTGGAGTGCTGGACGTCGGTGGAGGATCTGTCCCGCCGTGCCGCGGTCGTTCGTCCCGAGTACGTCGAGCAGATGACGCAAAACGTGTCCGAGCCCCTGCGGTCCATCTTCCGCAAGCTGCTGCGTCGCGATCCCTCGGAGCGCTACGCCACCGCCGCCGAGCTGAAGGCCGACCTGGAAGAGTGTGTCAGGCAGTGGGGCAAGCCCTACGGCCCGAAGGAGGCCATGGCGGAGCTGCTGGAGGCCAGGGACGGCGCGGAGCGGTACGGCCCGCCCGAGTTCCGCGCCTCCGACGATGACGAGCGCACGGCGGGTGAGCTGTACTGCGAGGTGAAGCAATAG